gcgtCACCTTGATGATGACCCTTTGGTCCGTCTGCTCCTCTAGGATGCTGTCTGTCGGATAGGACTCAATCTGCTGTCGGATGGCGGAGGCGATGGCGGGGACAAAGGCCAGCGGGTTGAGGTCCAGGTCGTCGCAAAGGATCTCGGCGAACATCTCAGGCGTCATCAGCTTCtctggaaatttgaaaaaaggaggagaaacattTGTCTTTGCTCTGATGCCATG
This Plectropomus leopardus isolate mb unplaced genomic scaffold, YSFRI_Pleo_2.0 unplaced_scaffold16811, whole genome shotgun sequence DNA region includes the following protein-coding sequences:
- the LOC121964704 gene encoding SWI/SNF-related matrix-associated actin-dependent regulator of chromatin subfamily B member 1-like, whose amino-acid sequence is MEIEGQKLRDAFTWNMNEKLMTPEMFAEILCDDLDLNPLAFVPAIASAIRQQIESYPTDSILEEQTDQRVIIKVTLFKKIFTQFSGATFITRSGHLT